The Gloeobacter violaceus PCC 7421 DNA window CGCCGCAAGTTGGCATAGACAAAACCCACCGCCGCGAGCATCACCAGCGCGCCGCCCCAGAAGGGCACCAGCCGCCCCAGGTAGTCGTAGCAGACACTCGCAGCCAGGGGGCCGATCACCTGCGCCAGGCTCACCAGCGATTGGCTGCCCCCCAGCACGCGGCCCTGCTCGTTGTCGGCGACACTGTTGGAAATCAGTCCGCGCAGCGACGGGGTGGCCAGCCCCACCCCCAGAGCCAGCACCGCCTGGGTGAGGTAGAGCCAGTCTCCCGAGGGAATGGCCGCCACCAGCCCAAAGGCCAACGCCACCAGCGCCAACCCCCACAGCGCCAGGCGCGCTTCGCCGAAGCGCGGCACCAGCTTGCGGATAAGCCCGCCCTGGACGACGGTGGCGATCACCCCGATGAAGACGAACAGCCAGACCACCAGTTGCGGTCCCCAGCCGAAGCGATCGCGGATCGACAGCGCAAAGATGCTCGTAAAACCGGCAAAGACCGCGTTGAAGGTAAAAAAACCGGCCAGCAAACCGCGGATCTTGGTGTCGAGCGCCAGCCGCACCAGTTGCCCGAGCGGATTGAGTTCCTGCCAGCCCACGGCCCGGCGCCGCTCAGGCGGCAGCGATTCGGCCAAAGTGAAATATCCCAATACCGTATTGGCCAGAGCCAGGAACCCAGCGCAGTAAACCGGTGCGTTGAGATCGATGGTCAGCAACGCTCCTCCCAGGGCCGGTCCCAGGATGAACCCGAGACCAAAGGCCGCCCCGATCAGGCCGAACGCCTGGGTGCGCTTCTCGGGGGGAGTGACATCGGCGATATAGGCCTGGGCGGTGGCGATCACCCCGCCGGTGGCTCCCGCAATGATCCGCGCCACAAACATCAGCCACAAATTGCCCGCCAGGGCAAACAGAAAATAACTGACCGCGGTGCCGAACACGCAGGCAATCAGCACCGGCCGTCGTCCGAAGCGGTCGGAGAGACTGCCCAGAACCGGGGTGGCCAGAAACTGGGCCACCGAGAACACCGAGGAGAGCAGACCGATGGTGAGGGCGTCGGATCGGAAGCGCTCCACCAGATAGGGCAGCACCGGCACCAGCAAGCTGCCCCCGGCCAGATCGATAAAGACCGTCAACAGCACGAACAACAAAGGTGATGGCTTGGGCACGCGCGCACGGCTAGAGAGGCCACGTGTCGATAGTACGCCCTGGCGGTGCGGGCCACAGAAGCGATCCCGCTTCCCCGAAGCGGTGCAGGCGCGCCCCAGGCTGCAGAAGTATAATCAATAGGCTTTTGCATCACGACCGGGCATTGACTACGGAAACGAATCCTTCCGCCAATGTGCAGCACCCACGCAAGTCGCCTGTGAACTGGCGCCTGGTGGGTTGGATATTGATGGCCCTGGCACTGTCGGTCGGAGCGCTCGCCACCGGCGCGCTGGTGGGTCTGGCTTTGAGCTTCCGCAACCTGCCCGAGGTGCAGCAGTTGAAGGCGTACGTGCCCACCGGCGCCACCCGCATCACCGACATCAACGGCCAACCGATCGCGATTATCCGCAGCGAGTACAACCGCAAGGTGGTCCCCCTGGGACAGATTTCCAAGCACCTGCAGCGGGCGGTGCTCGCCATCGAGGACGACCGCTTCTACGAACACCCCGGCATCCGCATCGACACTCTGGCGCGCGCCGCCCTCGCCAACTTTCAGGAGGGCCGCACCGTCCAGGGCGGTTCGACCATCACCCAGCAGCTCATCAAGAATTTGTTTTTGACCCCCGAGCGCTCGTTGGAGCGCAAAGTGGCCGAGGCGGTCCTCGCGCTGCGCATCGAGCAGGCCTTCGGCAAAGACCAGATCCTGGAGATGTACCTCAATCAGGTCTACTGGGGCAACAACCGCTACGGCATCGAGACCGCGAGCCGCGCCTACTTCAACAAACCCGCCAAGAGCCTCAACCTTGCCGAATCGGCGATGCTCGCCGGTATGCTGCGCGCCCCCGAAATCTATTCGCCCCAGCGCAACCGCGCAAAGACCGTCGAGCGCCAGCGGGTGGTGATCGCCCGGATGCTGGAGTTGGGCTGGATCACCCAGGCGGAAGCCGACCAAGCCCGCTCGAGCGCTCTGGTCTTCAAAGGTGGCGACGCCGATTTTATGATCACCCGGGCGCCCTACTTCTCCAGTTACGTCGTGCGCGAATTGATCCGCAAGTACGGGCGCGACGCCGTGCTCAAGGGCGGCCTGCGGGTGCAGACCAGCATCGACCTGAAGATCCAGAAGCTGGCGGAACAGACCGTCGCCCGGGCGGCCAAAAACATCCGCTACCGCCGGGCGGAGCAGCTGGCCCTGGTGGCGATGGACCCGCGCACCGGCTATATCAAGGCGATGGTGGGGGGCGTCGATTACCAAAAAAGCCAGTACAACCGCGCTTCCCAGGCTTCGCGCCAACCGGGTTCGACCTTCAAACCCTTCGTCTACTACGCCGCGCTTGCCACCGGCCGCTATACCCCCGAAACACCCATCACCGACTCGCCCGCCTGCTTCGGCGGCTACTGCCCCAAAAACTACGACCTGCGCTACTCCGGCGGGATGTCTTTGCGGCAGGCCATGGCCGTCTCGCGCAACGTTCCGGTCGTCAAGCTCGCCAACACCATCGGCATGAATCAGGTGATCCTGGCGGCCCGCCGCGCCGGGATCACCGCCCCCCTGCAGCCCAACCTCGCCACCTCAATCGGCGCCGGCGGCATCTCGCCGCTGGAATTGGCGCGCGGCTTCTCGGCCTTCGCCAACGGCGGTTACCGCGTCGATGCCACCGCCATCCTCCAGGTCACCGACCAACAGGGCAACATCCTGGAGCAGAACCTGCCCGTGCGCGAGCGCACCCTCAAATCCGCACCGGTCAAGATGATCAATTCGATGATGATGAGCGTGGTGAGCGGCGGCACCGGTACGCGGGCGCAACTGCCCGACGGCAGGCCGGTGGCGGGCAAGACCGGCACCACCCAGGATTTTCGCGACGCCTGGTTCGTGGGCTACGTGCCCCAACTGGTGTCGGTCGTCTGGATCGGCAACGACGACTACCGCCGACCGATGGCCCGCTCGACCGCGGGCGGCACCTACGTGGCCCCCATCTGGCGCTCGTTTATGGCCTCGGCGCTGCGCGGCCAGCCGGTGCTGCCCTTCCCGGGCTTCGAGCCCAGCGAGAAACCCGCCGACGCCAAGGGCAAAGGCGCCCAACTTGACGAAGCGGCGGCAGAGGCGAAGCCCAAACCGCGCCGCCGCCGTCGCCGCCGCCCCGCCCCCGAAACGGACGCTCCCCAGCCACGGGAAGCAGCCCTTCCCCTCAAAGCCGCCGAGCCGGCCCCGGCGGAGCCCGCTCCAGCCGATCCCTAACACGGTCTTCAGTCGCCCAGACACCCGTAGGCTGGCCAACAACCGGGTGGTCCACCCCTGCCTGTGACCGACAATCGATGGGCAAAATCGGTAATATAGAACGGCTCAATATCCGGCAGTCTATGCATCGCCGATCGATTGCGGTTTTGCTGGCCGGCTTGCTCGTCGCCCCAGGCGCGATTGCCGCCGAGCCTGCCGCCGTACCCCCAGCCGACCTTGAAAAACAGGTGCTCGAAATCATCCAGCGCCACCCCGAAGTGGTATACAACGCTCTGCGGGCCTACCAGAGCCAGGCCGTCCGCGCCCAACGCCGCGCCGAGTGGCAGCGACAGCTTGAAAACCCCGTCAAAGTCGACCTCCAGGGTGCCCCCACCCTCGGTCCGGCGGATGCCGCGTTGACGCTGGTCGAATTTTCTGATTTTCAATGCCCCTACTGCAGCCGGGCCCAATCGACCGTCAAGGCTCTGCTTGAAAAGTACAAAGGCCGCATTCGGCTCGTCTACCTGCACCTGCCGCTGCCTGTCCATTCCCAGGCCAAAGCCGCCGCCCTTGCGGCCTTCGCCGCGGGTGAGCAGGGCAAATTCTTCGCGTACCACGATCGGCTGTTCGCCCTGGGCGAGCAACTGGTGCCTGAGAGTTTCGAGCAGATCGCCCGGGAGTTGAACCTTGATGTCGCCCGCTTCAACCGCGACCGCGAGAGCCCCCAGGCCCTGGCCCGCCTCGAAGCGGACCTCGCCCAGGCCCGCCGGCTCGAACTCGACGCCACGCCGAGCTTTGTGCTCAACGGCATCGTACTCAAGGGCGCTTTGCCCATCGAAGAATTCGAAGAAGCGATCAAACTGCTCCAGTCCAAATCCGGCTAGCCGCGTTTTTTAAGGTGCTAGCGGCAGCGACACCACAAAAGTCGCCCCCTGGTTGGGTCCGGCGCTGTGGGCTTCGACACTGCCGCCGTGCAATTCGACCAGATGGCGGACGATGGCGAGCCCCAGCCCCAGACCGCCGAAGGTGCGGGTACTGGAGCTGTCGGCCTGGCGAAAGCGGTCGAATACGAAGGGCAAAAACTCTGCCGCAATGCCCATGCCGGAGTCGGCGACCGCGATGTGCACCTGCCCGGCTCGACGCTCGACACTCACCCGAATCCGGCCGCCGACGGGGGTGAATTTGATGGCGTTGGAAAGCAAATTCCAGATCACCTGCTGCAACCGGTTGGAATCGGCCTGGAGGGTGCAGGGAGCCTCCGGATAGATTGCGCTCAGGGCAATATTTTTGGCCTCGGCGGCGGTGCGCATCGTCTCGATGGCCGCATCGACCAGGGCGTTTACCCGTACCGGCTGGATGGTGAGCTTTAATTTGCCGGTGATGATCCGCGACACATCGAGCAAATCTTCGGTGAGGCGGGCCTGGGCCTTGGCGTTGCGCTCGATGGCATCGAGGGCGACGGCCAGCCGCTCAGGGTCGCCCGCATGGCGCCTGAGCAACTGCGTAAAGCCCAAAATCGAATTGAGCGGGGTGCGCAATTCGTGGGAGACCGTCGCCAGAAATTCGTCCTTGGCGCGATTGGCCACCTCCGCCCGGTTGCGCTCGCGCTGCTCAGCCGCGTAGAGCCGGGCGTTGTCGAAGGCGAGGGCGGCGCGCCCGGCCAGATCCTCCGCCAGCGACAGGTCCGACGGACCGTAGCGGCGGTCGGACTCCGCGAGCACAAAGGTGAGCGTCCCCAGGGTCTGGCCGCGCGCCACCAGCGGCACCACCATCGCCGAGCGATAGCTTCCCCCGCGCAGCAGCTCCAGGTGTTCCGGGCTGCCGGCGCAGGCGGACAGCAGTGCCTCGGAGAATGCAGAGTACAGTTGCGGACAACCGGTGCGAATTACCTGGGCGCTGCCCCAGGCCGCGGCCGGATCGCTCGGCTCGCGTTCGCGCAGCCGACGCGCCCAGCCCACCTTCTCGGCATCGGCGCGGGCAAGGACCAGACAGCGCAACGCCCCGTCCGGCTCGACCAGATCGACGGCGAACCCATCGGCCACCTGGGGAACCACCAGCCGCGCAAGGTCGGCAAAGGTGGTCTCCGCATCGAGGGAACTGGACAGCACCACACTCGCCCGCGCCAAAAAGCGGTGGCGGCGCTCGCTGTGCTCGATGGCCCGGTGCAGTCCCTGCTCGCGCTGCAACAGGGCGGCGAACGCTTCCTCGGAGCGCTTGCGCTCGGTGATGTCGCTGAAGACGGCGATCAACGAGGTGAGTTGCCCTTGGTGGGCTACCGGCCCGACGCTGGCCCGGTACCAGAACACCCGGCCGTGGTCATCGGGTGCGGCCACCTCACAGCTTTCGGCCTCGCCGGTGGCTGTGACCCGGGCAAAAACCTCGCCCATCCGCTCGGCATGCTCCGGCAGCAAGTAATCGCCCAGATTCTGTCCGATCATCCGCTCAAGACAAAGACCGGACAGGGCGCGATTGGCAAACAAGATACATCCCCGTCGATCGACGGCGGCGATCGTATCCGGCACGTACTGGACCAGCGAACGCCAGCTTTCTTCGAGGACGCCGGTCACCTGGACGGACGCTTTGCCGTTGGTCCTGGCCAGGTCCGATTGGAGCTGTCTGCAGGTTTCTTCGAGTTGGGCAATGCGCTTGCGGGCCGCTTGCATGTCCTTTTCCGCCCGCAGGGAGTTGCTGATCTCTGTCATTGGCGATTCCGAAAACGGGGGATCCAGGGCAACACCGGTGTCTGCGCAGGCAATACCAAAACCACAATCAGCTGCATTCTATCTTACCGGCAAAAGCCCGAAGCCCAAGTGGCCACCGTCCGCAGATAGGGGCCGTCAGCGCCGCATGGCCCGCTCGATGTCGCGCTTGGTCTCCCGTTTTTTGATGTCTTCGCGCTTGTCGTAGAGCTTTTTGCCCCGGGCGAGGCCGAGGTCAAGTTTTACCCAACTGCCTTCGAGATAGAGCTTGAGGGGAATCAGGGTCAGACCTTTTTCCTCGACCCGGCCGGTCAGTTTGTGGATTTCGCGGCGTTTGAGCAGCAGTTTGCGGGTGCGCAGCGGATCGTGGGCGAAGGCACCGGCGGTCTGCAACGGCGAGATATTCATGTTGTACAAAAGCACCTCGCCGTGGTGGATTCGGGCGAAGGCGTCGTTCAGGTTCGCCCGGCCGGCGCGGATCGCCTTGACCTCGGTACCCAACAGGGCGAGCCCCGCTGAATAGGTCTCCAGAATCTCGTACTCGAAGCGGGCCTTGCGGTTGTCGACTAGTATTTTGCGGGTCTTCTCGCCGGCCATGGACGTGGGGATGGGTTGATCCTCCCAGACTATCCCAGTCGTGGGGGCAATCGACAAGAAAGGTGAGACCCACCAGGGCCTCACCCATTACCTTTCAGCGCTGGACCCGCCGCGTCCGGCAGGAAAACTCTATCGCCCGGCCGCGCTGCTCAGCCGACGGGTCAACCGACACCCGCTTGCGATGTTGGTTGACCCGGGCCGCTTGACTCTTAGCGGCAGTTGGCGCTCGCCAGGGCGGTCGCGGTGCCCGCGTAGGGCGTCGAATCGGTGTACGGCTCCGAAGCGCGCGGACCGCTCTCGTCGTTGTCCGGGTTGAAACGCGGGTTGTCGATGCACTGCTCGGCGCCGGGGCTGAAGACCACCCCACCGAGGCGGCCGCCCTCGGCGCTCAGGGTAGGAGCGACGGTCTTGCCGGCCTGGATGTCTTTGATTTGCTGGACGCTCAGGCCGGGGTACTGCGAGCGCAGACCTTTGTCGACGGCCAAAGCGGGAACGCAGAAGGCGACGAGGGCAAAAGCGGCGAGGACGGGGGCAAAGCGACGGTGCATGGCGGTGTCTCCTGGGCTGAAAGTGTGTTTTTGAGCGCTCTGGGCTCATGACTTCATACTCAGGGACGGCAATGAGCGCTTTGTGAAGTTTTGATGAGAAGCCCCTTAGGCAAGGGTTCGGCGAGACTGGAGCGGTTTTTTGGTTGCCCAGACACCGGCAGGCTGACTGTAAACCCCAGTGGACAACGGTTGCAATCCTGACACCTGACACCTGAAAGCGCTCTAGTTTGTCTGAGCGGCCGGCAGCGGCGGCAGGGCGACCGCCTGCACCTGCGGATAGTAGTCGAGCCAGGGGTAGGCCGCCTGCGCAAAGCGCACCGGATCGCCGGAGACGAAAAAGTGACAGGCAGCCCGGGTCTCCAACCGCCGTGAGGGCGGCAGTGCCGCCGCCAGTTCGGCCACCGCCGCCACCGCCGGGTCGACGCACCGCACACTGGCCGGGAGCAGATCGCCAATCACCGGAGCCAGGTACGGATAGTGGGTGCAGCCATAGACGAGGGTGTCGATGCGCTGTTCTACCAGCGGCGCCAGGTAGCGGCGGGCCACCGAGCGCACCTCCTCGCCCAGCAGCCGGCCGCCTTCGACGAGCGGCACAAATTCTGGGCAGGCAACTTCCCATACTTGCGCCCGGGGGGTGAGCGCCTGGATGGCGCGGGTGTAGGCATGGCTTTGAACCGTGGCGGCGGTGGCGATCACACCGATGCGCCGGCCTCGGCGGGCGGCGGCGCGGGCGGCCGGGGCGATTAGCCCACCGACTTTCAGGGCATATTCCGACGCGACCACCGGCAACGCGAGGGCCGAACTGGTGTTGCAGGCCATCAGCACGCGCTGGACTCCCTGCTGTTCGAACCAGTGCAAGATCTCGCGCACGTACCGGCAGATTTCGGCCGGGGTGCGAGAGCCGTAGGGCAGGCGGGCCGTGTCGGCAAAGTAGATCACCGGCTGTGCGGGCAGCCTACGGGCGATTTCCCGCAGCACCGTCAGACCACCCAGCCCGCTGTCAAATAGGCCCAAAACCATACCCTACGCACTCGTCACACTGTTTTCGAGTGTCCCATGGAAGGGCACCGGACTAGAACTGTCCTCAAGAGCGCAGGTCGATGAGGGTGCACTCCCCAGGTTGATCGATCTGCTCGTACAGCGAATCGACGAGTTGCTCCTGCGAAGGCGGAGCCACCGAGTCGAGCAAGATCACCCAGTGGCGCTGGATACCCAGAGCCGAGCGCACCGCCCGAAAATTCTGGGATTTGACTAGCCCCAGTTCGTTGAGGGCGTGGCGGTCGCGGGTGGTGACCAGGACCGCCACCCGGATAGCTGCGCCGTCGATATTTTCCAGGCTCACCACCGCATCGATGAGCACCAGATCGAGCCAGGTGGCGGGATCTTGCAGGTCCTCTCCGCGCCGGGAAGCTTCCTCGACGCGGTCGGATAATCGCGAGCGGATGGCCGGCCTGAGGGTGGCGACAGTGATAGTTCTCAAGAACTCCTTATCGACGATCTTGAGCTCGCGGGCGATCCGTTGGAACCACAACTTGCTTTGGTATGACATGCAGAAGCCCCCCAGAACTGCTCCGACCGCCGGGGCAGCCGCTGAGAGATACTGGGCCGAGACGTCTCGATCATCCTACCATTTGCGGCTGATCCCAGGCCGGGGAGGTTCAGCTGCGCAGCAGTTGACGAATCATCCAGCCGCCGCTGAGAAACTGGATGACCAGCATCGCCATCACCGTGCCGTTCAGAATTGAGTGGACCAGCCGCGCCCACTTTCGGCGCTTGAGGGAGCGCACCGTCACCAGCGCCGTCGAGACGACCAGCAACAGCACGACCACCAGCGCGCCCAAACCGTGCCAGTCGGTATCGATCGCTTCGGGCAGGCTCTTGCTCGCGAAGCCTCCCACCGTCGCCACCAGCACCAGCGAGATCAAAAAAGCGATGCCGTT harbors:
- a CDS encoding tetracycline resistance MFS efflux pump: MPKPSPLLFVLLTVFIDLAGGSLLVPVLPYLVERFRSDALTIGLLSSVFSVAQFLATPVLGSLSDRFGRRPVLIACVFGTAVSYFLFALAGNLWLMFVARIIAGATGGVIATAQAYIADVTPPEKRTQAFGLIGAAFGLGFILGPALGGALLTIDLNAPVYCAGFLALANTVLGYFTLAESLPPERRRAVGWQELNPLGQLVRLALDTKIRGLLAGFFTFNAVFAGFTSIFALSIRDRFGWGPQLVVWLFVFIGVIATVVQGGLIRKLVPRFGEARLALWGLALVALAFGLVAAIPSGDWLYLTQAVLALGVGLATPSLRGLISNSVADNEQGRVLGGSQSLVSLAQVIGPLAASVCYDYLGRLVPFWGGALVMLAAVGFVYANLRRQQSAPSPFK
- a CDS encoding DsbA family protein, translating into MHRRSIAVLLAGLLVAPGAIAAEPAAVPPADLEKQVLEIIQRHPEVVYNALRAYQSQAVRAQRRAEWQRQLENPVKVDLQGAPTLGPADAALTLVEFSDFQCPYCSRAQSTVKALLEKYKGRIRLVYLHLPLPVHSQAKAAALAAFAAGEQGKFFAYHDRLFALGEQLVPESFEQIARELNLDVARFNRDRESPQALARLEADLAQARRLELDATPSFVLNGIVLKGALPIEEFEEAIKLLQSKSG
- a CDS encoding DUF4079 domain-containing protein; translation: MTWTAYLHPALMLLIVFPVGFAAAAFGIELQQVRAERSRRKVSPKLARDRHIANGIAFLISLVLVATVGGFASKSLPEAIDTDWHGLGALVVVLLLVVSTALVTVRSLKRRKWARLVHSILNGTVMAMLVIQFLSGGWMIRQLLRS
- a CDS encoding ATP-binding protein — its product is MTEISNSLRAEKDMQAARKRIAQLEETCRQLQSDLARTNGKASVQVTGVLEESWRSLVQYVPDTIAAVDRRGCILFANRALSGLCLERMIGQNLGDYLLPEHAERMGEVFARVTATGEAESCEVAAPDDHGRVFWYRASVGPVAHQGQLTSLIAVFSDITERKRSEEAFAALLQREQGLHRAIEHSERRHRFLARASVVLSSSLDAETTFADLARLVVPQVADGFAVDLVEPDGALRCLVLARADAEKVGWARRLREREPSDPAAAWGSAQVIRTGCPQLYSAFSEALLSACAGSPEHLELLRGGSYRSAMVVPLVARGQTLGTLTFVLAESDRRYGPSDLSLAEDLAGRAALAFDNARLYAAEQRERNRAEVANRAKDEFLATVSHELRTPLNSILGFTQLLRRHAGDPERLAVALDAIERNAKAQARLTEDLLDVSRIITGKLKLTIQPVRVNALVDAAIETMRTAAEAKNIALSAIYPEAPCTLQADSNRLQQVIWNLLSNAIKFTPVGGRIRVSVERRAGQVHIAVADSGMGIAAEFLPFVFDRFRQADSSSTRTFGGLGLGLAIVRHLVELHGGSVEAHSAGPNQGATFVVSLPLAP
- a CDS encoding transglycosylase domain-containing protein; translated protein: MTTETNPSANVQHPRKSPVNWRLVGWILMALALSVGALATGALVGLALSFRNLPEVQQLKAYVPTGATRITDINGQPIAIIRSEYNRKVVPLGQISKHLQRAVLAIEDDRFYEHPGIRIDTLARAALANFQEGRTVQGGSTITQQLIKNLFLTPERSLERKVAEAVLALRIEQAFGKDQILEMYLNQVYWGNNRYGIETASRAYFNKPAKSLNLAESAMLAGMLRAPEIYSPQRNRAKTVERQRVVIARMLELGWITQAEADQARSSALVFKGGDADFMITRAPYFSSYVVRELIRKYGRDAVLKGGLRVQTSIDLKIQKLAEQTVARAAKNIRYRRAEQLALVAMDPRTGYIKAMVGGVDYQKSQYNRASQASRQPGSTFKPFVYYAALATGRYTPETPITDSPACFGGYCPKNYDLRYSGGMSLRQAMAVSRNVPVVKLANTIGMNQVILAARRAGITAPLQPNLATSIGAGGISPLELARGFSAFANGGYRVDATAILQVTDQQGNILEQNLPVRERTLKSAPVKMINSMMMSVVSGGTGTRAQLPDGRPVAGKTGTTQDFRDAWFVGYVPQLVSVVWIGNDDYRRPMARSTAGGTYVAPIWRSFMASALRGQPVLPFPGFEPSEKPADAKGKGAQLDEAAAEAKPKPRRRRRRRPAPETDAPQPREAALPLKAAEPAPAEPAPADP
- the murI gene encoding glutamate racemase, which produces MVLGLFDSGLGGLTVLREIARRLPAQPVIYFADTARLPYGSRTPAEICRYVREILHWFEQQGVQRVLMACNTSSALALPVVASEYALKVGGLIAPAARAAARRGRRIGVIATAATVQSHAYTRAIQALTPRAQVWEVACPEFVPLVEGGRLLGEEVRSVARRYLAPLVEQRIDTLVYGCTHYPYLAPVIGDLLPASVRCVDPAVAAVAELAAALPPSRRLETRAACHFFVSGDPVRFAQAAYPWLDYYPQVQAVALPPLPAAQTN
- the smpB gene encoding SsrA-binding protein SmpB; amino-acid sequence: MAGEKTRKILVDNRKARFEYEILETYSAGLALLGTEVKAIRAGRANLNDAFARIHHGEVLLYNMNISPLQTAGAFAHDPLRTRKLLLKRREIHKLTGRVEEKGLTLIPLKLYLEGSWVKLDLGLARGKKLYDKREDIKKRETKRDIERAMRR